One Thermosphaera aggregans DNA segment encodes these proteins:
- a CDS encoding 5-formyltetrahydrofolate cyclo-ligase, which translates to MTLNIKAQKQLIRERIWRLLEEKNVALFPRPVYGRIPNFAGAERAAQRLLSLKVWENAEVVKSNPDSPQAHLREHALRQGKTLVMATPRLLNGFLVLKPSSIEPSRIRQATTIKGAFKHGRRVSLREIPPVDLVVTGCVAVDLKGRRLGKGGGYSELEYAILRELHLLDEKTPILTTIHDLQIVDEVPLEPHDYTVDYVATPAKLIRIDGEMVRPKGIFWELLGDKENLEVVRELKSILSK; encoded by the coding sequence ATGACTTTAAACATTAAGGCGCAGAAGCAGCTTATTCGGGAGAGAATCTGGAGGTTGCTAGAGGAGAAGAATGTAGCGTTGTTTCCGAGACCTGTTTACGGTAGAATACCTAACTTTGCAGGGGCTGAAAGGGCTGCTCAGCGCTTATTGAGTTTGAAAGTGTGGGAGAATGCTGAAGTCGTGAAGTCCAACCCGGACTCGCCCCAGGCCCATTTAAGAGAGCACGCGTTGAGGCAGGGGAAGACTCTTGTAATGGCGACTCCTAGACTGTTGAACGGCTTCCTAGTGCTGAAGCCTAGCTCAATAGAGCCTTCACGTATACGGCAGGCTACAACTATTAAGGGAGCTTTCAAGCATGGTAGGAGGGTCTCGCTGAGAGAAATTCCCCCAGTAGATCTTGTTGTTACTGGATGCGTCGCAGTCGACTTAAAGGGTAGAAGGCTTGGGAAGGGAGGCGGCTACTCAGAGCTCGAGTACGCTATTCTAAGAGAACTGCATCTTCTCGACGAGAAAACCCCTATTTTAACAACCATTCACGACCTCCAAATCGTTGACGAGGTTCCACTGGAGCCTCATGACTACACGGTAGACTATGTTGCGACACCGGCTAAGCTGATAAGGATTGATGGAGAGATGGTTAGACCCAAGGGGATTTTCTGGGAGTTGCTAGGCGATAAGGAGAACCTTGAAGTGGTAAGGGAGCTTAAATCAATACTGAGCAAGTAG
- a CDS encoding tryptophan--tRNA ligase has protein sequence MSARLDPWGHFAIEDYEKLLEEFGIRPINEVYGLMSRLHPYFTRRVVFGHRDFDKWLEDLRAGRRVAALTGFMPSGRPHLGTAMVYEELRFFQELGAHVKIAIADAEAYVVRREDRRSTILNGVDFIAHAIAWGLDPERTEFYFQTSMKEEYYRLIQMFSRKITMAEMEAIYGELSPGKIIASLTQAADILHLQLDSYGGFKNVLVPVGADQDPHLRLTRDIADRFEGELGLKRPGSIYHKLIRGLDGNKMSKSRPEFAIHLDDDEEVVRKKFVSALTGGRATAEEQRRLGGEPWKCTVYEMYLYHLLYDDEKLKEVYDDCVSGRILCGQCKRKALDLLLERIREHRRRYQEVKESNIVGKIVNIPSF, from the coding sequence ATGAGCGCTAGGCTAGACCCCTGGGGGCATTTCGCAATAGAGGATTATGAGAAATTGCTGGAAGAGTTCGGGATACGGCCTATTAACGAGGTTTACGGGTTGATGAGCAGGCTACACCCGTATTTCACCCGTAGAGTGGTTTTCGGGCACAGGGATTTTGACAAGTGGCTGGAGGATCTTAGGGCTGGCCGCAGGGTAGCGGCTCTCACAGGATTCATGCCGAGCGGTAGGCCTCACTTAGGCACTGCTATGGTTTACGAGGAGTTAAGGTTCTTCCAGGAGCTAGGGGCTCACGTTAAAATCGCGATCGCTGATGCGGAGGCATATGTGGTGAGGAGGGAGGATAGGAGATCAACTATTTTAAACGGTGTGGACTTCATAGCCCACGCTATCGCATGGGGTTTAGATCCGGAGAGAACAGAGTTCTACTTCCAAACCTCTATGAAGGAGGAATACTATCGTCTGATACAGATGTTTTCCAGGAAAATAACTATGGCGGAAATGGAGGCGATATATGGGGAGCTGTCCCCGGGTAAAATCATTGCTTCTCTAACGCAGGCAGCGGATATCCTGCACTTGCAGCTAGACTCCTACGGGGGGTTTAAGAACGTTCTCGTCCCTGTGGGTGCTGATCAAGACCCCCACCTTCGGTTGACGAGGGACATAGCCGACAGGTTTGAAGGAGAGCTAGGCTTGAAGCGCCCGGGATCTATATACCATAAGCTTATCCGAGGGCTGGACGGCAATAAGATGAGTAAGAGCAGGCCGGAGTTCGCTATCCATTTAGACGATGATGAAGAAGTGGTTAGGAAGAAGTTCGTAAGCGCTTTAACAGGGGGGCGGGCGACGGCTGAGGAGCAGAGGAGGCTGGGGGGTGAGCCGTGGAAGTGCACGGTTTATGAGATGTATCTCTACCACCTGCTGTATGATGATGAGAAGCTTAAGGAAGTATACGATGATTGCGTTAGCGGCAGGATTCTATGCGGGCAGTGCAAGAGGAAGGCCTTGGACCTCCTTCTCGAAAGAATAAGAGAGCACCGTAGAAGGTATCAGGAAGTAAAGGAGAGTAATATTGTTGGAAAAATAGTTAACATACCGTCCTTCTAA
- a CDS encoding ABC transporter substrate-binding protein: MVLDKMSKLIPALTVITILMCLTPLTAESTTLVVNDALGRKVELPSPPARVVSLAPSITEILFELNTQQYIVGVDDFSQGDWYLNISLLLKKQNTPSVGGYWWSTVNIETILSLNPDVVLADKGAHKPLLEVFQSYNVTVVFLNGGSARSFNDVLSDIYLIGEIFNSTAEAQSLADRLISSLEEGRMLLEKYRGLKVLVVVDFWQGIWVAGRATYIDDVLARLGLSNAASTYGWSAVSIEKIHEWKPDVILVATSYATQETVKEAGLFDLGVPVIVLGQEEVDIISRPGPMIVKIPEILNAALAEAFDSSKPTNTDAYGLRLSESFALILLLAGFALAFMIGYYVGRK; this comes from the coding sequence ATGGTGTTGGACAAAATGTCCAAGCTTATCCCAGCACTAACAGTTATTACAATACTTATGTGCCTCACACCCCTAACCGCGGAGTCGACGACCCTAGTAGTTAATGATGCGTTGGGGAGGAAAGTTGAACTTCCAAGTCCTCCTGCACGGGTTGTTTCACTAGCACCTTCCATAACGGAGATCCTCTTCGAATTAAATACTCAGCAATACATCGTAGGGGTTGACGATTTCTCGCAAGGGGATTGGTATTTAAACATAAGCTTGTTGTTGAAAAAGCAGAATACTCCTTCGGTTGGAGGTTACTGGTGGAGCACTGTCAACATTGAAACAATATTGAGCTTGAACCCTGACGTAGTTCTCGCTGACAAAGGCGCTCACAAACCCCTTCTCGAGGTGTTCCAATCCTACAATGTGACTGTTGTTTTCTTGAACGGGGGTTCGGCAAGAAGCTTCAACGACGTGTTAAGCGATATTTACTTGATCGGCGAAATTTTCAACTCAACCGCTGAAGCACAATCCCTCGCTGACAGGTTGATAAGCTCTCTTGAAGAGGGGAGAATGCTCCTCGAGAAATACCGTGGCCTTAAAGTGCTCGTAGTAGTGGATTTCTGGCAGGGAATATGGGTTGCGGGAAGGGCAACCTACATCGACGACGTACTAGCTAGGCTTGGCCTGTCGAACGCTGCTTCAACATACGGGTGGAGTGCAGTAAGTATTGAGAAAATACATGAGTGGAAACCAGACGTCATCCTAGTGGCTACGTCTTATGCTACACAGGAAACTGTTAAGGAGGCTGGACTATTTGACCTAGGCGTACCCGTTATTGTTTTGGGCCAGGAAGAAGTAGACATTATATCGAGACCTGGTCCAATGATCGTGAAAATCCCTGAAATCCTGAACGCGGCTTTGGCGGAGGCTTTTGATTCTTCAAAACCCACTAACACCGATGCCTATGGTTTAAGGCTCAGCGAGAGCTTCGCGCTCATCCTACTGCTTGCAGGATTCGCGTTAGCATTCATGATAGGGTACTATGTAGGGAGGAAGTAG
- the glmS gene encoding glutamine--fructose-6-phosphate transaminase (isomerizing) has translation MGGIFAAVCKERIPEGVLYNGLRRLVYRGYDGAGVAFLRGDKIVVLKSPGHLEKIAPQLSFLNVDSDVAVAHTRYASRGWPVLENTHPLLDCTGRIAVVGDGIIENYEEFRRVLEDRGHQFKGRTDTEVGAHLLEEELNQRVNVLEALQNLSRQLKGLYALAFLVEPYRKIFFIANGQPLVIGAGGNCYFLSSDIPSLYGFAETAYVVEDGTVGWVDAEGFSGVRIADGSIITPSGLQGKRVKHFAEAGEKGGFPHFMLKEIYETPEALNRVLLAVMEKYLRLASMIVYGAKNAFILANGTSLHAGMIGSYYFNDLAGVSVDPVSAAEFPYYALETVETGTVVIAISQSGETSDVISSIKLAKQRGAVVIGITNNVGSRLALESNVYLPIGAGPEIAVPATKSFTATLATLLLFASYTGMFTGKTTRDDYRRIVDEVRNASALLKEKISEFDKSVTSIVQLDYDWKSAYVASSGINYPLALEGALKLKEAAIIHAEGFQLGEMRHGPMVLISNDFPMILIEPAEDQAKPLYVKVLEEARNKGAKPIVIGPGRFGDSVTIQTPSVPRYLSPIISSIPIQLLAYRLGVGFNRPIDTPPGLAKAITT, from the coding sequence ATGGGCGGTATATTTGCCGCGGTTTGTAAGGAGAGAATACCTGAAGGCGTCTTGTACAATGGCTTGAGGAGGCTTGTCTACAGGGGTTATGACGGAGCTGGTGTTGCTTTTCTACGAGGGGATAAAATCGTTGTATTGAAATCACCCGGGCATTTAGAGAAGATTGCTCCACAATTAAGCTTTTTAAACGTTGACTCGGACGTCGCGGTTGCACATACAAGATATGCTAGCAGGGGCTGGCCTGTCTTAGAGAATACTCATCCCCTGCTGGATTGCACCGGTAGAATCGCCGTTGTAGGAGACGGCATAATCGAGAATTACGAGGAGTTTCGAAGAGTACTCGAGGATAGGGGGCACCAGTTCAAGGGGAGGACGGACACGGAGGTAGGGGCCCACCTGCTTGAAGAAGAGTTGAACCAGCGGGTCAACGTGTTAGAAGCGCTTCAAAACCTGAGTAGACAGTTGAAAGGGTTGTACGCTCTGGCATTTCTTGTCGAGCCGTATAGGAAGATATTCTTTATCGCGAATGGTCAGCCATTGGTCATCGGTGCAGGGGGGAATTGCTACTTCCTTTCAAGCGACATCCCCTCTTTATACGGCTTCGCTGAAACCGCGTACGTGGTTGAGGATGGAACAGTGGGCTGGGTGGATGCTGAAGGCTTCTCAGGAGTAAGGATCGCTGACGGAAGCATTATCACCCCTTCAGGGCTTCAGGGTAAAAGGGTAAAGCACTTTGCCGAGGCTGGGGAGAAAGGCGGCTTCCCCCACTTCATGCTTAAGGAGATATATGAAACGCCCGAGGCTTTAAACAGGGTTTTGCTCGCGGTAATGGAGAAGTATCTCCGCTTAGCATCAATGATCGTGTACGGTGCGAAGAATGCTTTCATACTTGCCAATGGGACGAGCCTTCACGCCGGAATGATAGGTTCTTACTACTTTAACGACTTAGCGGGTGTGAGTGTTGACCCGGTTTCAGCAGCAGAGTTTCCCTACTATGCTTTGGAAACTGTTGAGACCGGCACTGTGGTTATTGCGATAAGCCAGAGCGGTGAAACCTCCGATGTGATATCGAGCATTAAGCTTGCTAAGCAGAGAGGGGCTGTGGTTATAGGGATTACCAACAACGTCGGGTCAAGGCTTGCCTTGGAGTCTAACGTTTACCTTCCGATAGGTGCTGGGCCGGAGATAGCGGTGCCGGCGACGAAGTCGTTTACTGCGACGCTTGCGACACTGCTTCTCTTCGCATCCTACACGGGGATGTTCACAGGTAAAACCACTCGGGATGATTACCGGAGAATAGTTGACGAGGTTAGGAATGCTTCCGCATTGTTGAAGGAGAAGATATCGGAGTTTGACAAGAGTGTGACCAGTATTGTTCAGCTGGACTATGACTGGAAGAGCGCTTACGTTGCGAGCAGCGGGATAAACTACCCCCTTGCTCTCGAGGGCGCATTGAAGCTTAAGGAGGCAGCGATAATTCACGCTGAAGGATTCCAGCTTGGCGAGATGAGGCATGGACCCATGGTGTTGATCTCCAATGATTTCCCAATGATACTGATAGAGCCCGCGGAGGATCAGGCTAAACCACTGTACGTTAAGGTTTTGGAGGAAGCCCGCAATAAGGGTGCTAAACCCATCGTGATCGGTCCTGGCAGGTTTGGCGACAGCGTCACTATTCAAACACCCAGCGTTCCAAGGTATCTCTCCCCGATCATATCCAGCATTCCAATCCAATTGCTCGCATACAGGCTTGGGGTAGGGTTTAATAGACCTATCGACACTCCTCCTGGCCTCGCGAAAGCTATAACCACCTAG
- a CDS encoding cysteine hydrolase family protein, producing the protein MKPALLIIDMIEEFVHGRLRSPSAEAIIPTIRMLAENARRHGIPVIYLIDNHLPFDRELSIWGPHALTHGEESGIVRELQPGEMDLVLQKRSYSGFRDTGLANVLRDLGVNTVVLTGIHTHICVLHTAIDAFYERFNIIVVSDAVAAFSESDHMYALEYMRKVLGAKVLNSAEVVETVMGGR; encoded by the coding sequence ATGAAGCCCGCCCTACTCATCATTGACATGATAGAGGAGTTTGTCCACGGGAGACTGAGAAGCCCCAGCGCGGAAGCAATAATTCCCACTATCAGAATGCTTGCTGAGAACGCTAGGAGACATGGCATTCCCGTGATCTACTTAATAGATAATCATCTTCCGTTTGACAGGGAATTATCGATATGGGGTCCTCACGCACTAACCCATGGTGAGGAGTCTGGAATAGTGAGGGAGTTGCAGCCTGGTGAGATGGACTTGGTCTTGCAGAAGAGGTCTTACAGCGGCTTCCGTGACACAGGATTGGCTAATGTGCTACGGGACCTAGGGGTTAACACGGTTGTGTTAACCGGGATCCACACGCACATATGTGTTCTCCACACAGCTATCGACGCCTTCTACGAGAGGTTCAACATCATAGTTGTTTCTGACGCTGTCGCAGCCTTCTCCGAGAGCGATCACATGTACGCTTTAGAATACATGAGGAAGGTGCTGGGCGCAAAGGTTTTAAACAGTGCAGAAGTTGTTGAAACCGTCATGGGAGGCCGTTAA
- a CDS encoding FecCD family ABC transporter permease: MKQELRLKTGVAFSVFIASIILPIAYTYFSSVNQDVSDIILSYRFYRSVYTVLAGIVLASSGCMLQSTFRNPLVDHHILGVGAGALFAVYLTILIHGYSSMFIIALAASAGGLLALSLSVGIAEVMSGSDAAYVLSGLGVTSMFSGLSILLLYYVAPRYGLASLMLTGSFVHSRKEMMPYVLTPAAVMIISYFALAKKMNTVVIGDDYALQLGVNPRRVRLTTALIVGVSSSLIVSIFGMIGFIGLVTPHMARLFLKTSDNRLITPLAMGLGSLLLYVTDLFSRTIAAGVVGEIPAGAVTSAVGAPFFLTLLIKRLRGV; this comes from the coding sequence TTGAAACAGGAACTAAGGCTGAAAACCGGCGTAGCGTTTTCAGTCTTCATCGCCTCGATAATTCTCCCAATCGCTTACACGTACTTCTCAAGCGTTAACCAGGATGTATCAGATATCATACTCTCGTACCGTTTCTACCGTTCAGTCTACACGGTACTAGCGGGGATAGTCCTGGCATCATCGGGATGCATGCTTCAATCAACTTTTAGAAACCCTCTTGTAGACCATCACATACTCGGGGTTGGAGCAGGAGCATTATTCGCTGTATACCTAACCATTCTCATACACGGATACTCCAGCATGTTTATTATCGCCCTCGCCGCCTCGGCCGGAGGCTTGCTCGCGCTCTCCCTATCGGTAGGGATCGCCGAGGTTATGTCGGGAAGCGATGCAGCATACGTGCTGTCAGGGCTTGGAGTGACAAGCATGTTCTCAGGGCTCTCCATTCTCCTACTCTATTATGTTGCGCCAAGGTATGGACTTGCCTCCCTGATGCTGACCGGGAGCTTCGTGCATTCAAGGAAGGAGATGATGCCCTATGTTCTCACGCCCGCCGCAGTGATGATCATCTCCTACTTCGCCTTGGCTAAAAAGATGAACACTGTGGTGATAGGGGATGACTACGCGTTGCAATTAGGGGTTAATCCTAGAAGAGTTAGGCTGACCACTGCACTGATAGTTGGGGTTTCCTCAAGCCTGATTGTTTCAATTTTTGGAATGATAGGCTTCATAGGTCTTGTAACACCGCACATGGCTAGGCTCTTTTTAAAGACAAGCGATAACAGGCTGATTACACCATTAGCCATGGGCCTGGGCTCCCTCTTACTCTACGTCACCGACTTGTTTTCCCGAACCATCGCTGCAGGAGTAGTAGGGGAGATACCTGCTGGAGCGGTAACATCGGCAGTTGGAGCCCCATTCTTCCTCACACTACTTATCAAAAGGCTTAGAGGTGTTTAG
- a CDS encoding ABC transporter ATP-binding protein, with protein sequence MIELREVSVRYGKNLIDALKNVTAVIPERSVSCVMGPNASGKTTLLKAIAQLVDYKGIIEFDGRDARKIVKTLRRVLAYVSAVEVRDLLGVTVLDLLVYSRYPVSDKFLTSIKDVEESVKTAESMGIKHLLRRRVNELSSGELQKVLIASAIVRSPEILLLDEPESHLDMRSKIWLSRFLKSMSDKITIVLSTHDPYFASLTCDYLMLLSRGRLVFSGPLDQLLRNPGVLEEVYDTPFTTVEVGDYEVLIPLPFKPQG encoded by the coding sequence TTGATCGAGTTGAGAGAGGTTTCGGTGAGATATGGGAAAAACCTCATAGACGCGTTGAAAAACGTAACCGCCGTGATACCTGAGCGTTCCGTGTCCTGCGTCATGGGTCCTAACGCTTCCGGTAAAACCACCCTGCTTAAGGCAATAGCCCAGCTAGTCGATTACAAGGGGATAATCGAGTTCGACGGGAGAGACGCTAGAAAGATTGTTAAAACCTTGAGACGAGTCCTCGCCTACGTGTCAGCAGTAGAGGTTAGAGACCTTCTAGGCGTAACAGTGCTGGACCTTCTCGTTTACTCGAGATACCCTGTCTCCGATAAATTCTTAACAAGCATTAAAGATGTGGAGGAGTCAGTCAAAACCGCTGAATCCATGGGTATTAAGCACCTCCTACGTAGAAGGGTTAACGAGCTCAGTAGCGGGGAGCTTCAAAAAGTTCTCATAGCCTCAGCTATCGTGAGAAGCCCGGAAATCCTTCTCCTCGACGAGCCCGAGAGCCATTTAGACATGCGCTCTAAAATATGGCTTTCAAGATTCTTGAAGAGCATGTCTGACAAGATAACAATAGTGTTGTCTACTCACGACCCTTACTTCGCATCCTTGACCTGCGACTACTTAATGCTCTTATCCCGTGGAAGGCTGGTTTTCTCGGGTCCCCTTGACCAACTACTCCGAAACCCGGGGGTTCTTGAAGAAGTATATGACACGCCGTTTACTACTGTTGAAGTAGGGGATTACGAGGTATTGATTCCCCTCCCCTTCAAACCACAGGGTTAG
- a CDS encoding polyprenyl synthetase family protein, with translation MEEFSNLLNYSVKLVESRLSEVFNELEREAGGVSPHLNNIPFIARDYTLRGGKRIRAFLALVGYWSRTWGSGDVETISKLMAALELLQSYLLVHDDIMDMDELRRGGPTVHAWFRDECLKACTSSNCTHYGVSQAITVGDYLEATAVENLAMLKLPSEAFVKLITTYSKGLRMVAYGQYLDVLYSNLPLARVGENDILLVHKLKTASYTVELPLHLGAIASLKYTDRLLNELSSYAMPAGIAFQLRDDIIGLFGDPRTTGKPSGSDVKGKKKTLLIIKAYELSSSSDKEFLEEVYDELPSERITEEHVERVREIVKSTGSLDYNLKLIDELVSQALREVEKAVEVNREAKEVLTWLLNKLAYREK, from the coding sequence ATGGAAGAGTTTTCCAACCTGTTGAACTATAGCGTGAAACTCGTTGAGTCAAGGCTAAGTGAAGTTTTCAACGAGCTTGAGAGAGAAGCAGGCGGTGTAAGCCCTCATTTAAACAATATCCCGTTTATTGCGAGAGATTATACTTTACGCGGGGGGAAAAGGATTCGCGCTTTCCTAGCCTTAGTGGGCTACTGGAGCAGGACCTGGGGCTCAGGAGATGTCGAAACTATTTCAAAGCTAATGGCAGCGCTTGAATTGCTTCAGAGCTACCTCCTAGTCCACGACGATATCATGGATATGGATGAGCTGAGGAGGGGAGGTCCAACCGTGCACGCATGGTTCAGGGATGAGTGCTTGAAGGCTTGCACATCGTCAAACTGCACACACTACGGTGTTTCACAAGCAATTACCGTCGGAGACTATCTTGAAGCAACAGCCGTGGAAAACCTGGCCATGCTCAAGCTCCCTAGCGAAGCCTTCGTAAAACTTATCACCACTTACTCTAAAGGTTTGAGAATGGTTGCTTACGGCCAATACCTGGATGTCCTATACTCCAATCTGCCGTTAGCTAGGGTGGGTGAAAACGATATCCTACTTGTTCACAAGTTGAAGACAGCATCCTACACGGTGGAGTTACCCTTACATTTAGGCGCCATAGCCTCTTTAAAGTACACTGACAGGCTTCTAAACGAGCTCTCCTCTTACGCTATGCCGGCTGGAATAGCCTTCCAGCTTAGGGATGACATAATAGGCTTATTCGGAGACCCGCGCACCACGGGGAAGCCCAGTGGAAGTGATGTTAAAGGAAAGAAGAAAACCCTTCTCATTATAAAAGCATACGAGCTCTCTTCCAGCAGTGATAAAGAGTTTCTCGAGGAAGTGTATGACGAACTGCCTAGTGAGAGGATAACGGAAGAGCATGTTGAACGAGTAAGGGAGATCGTTAAATCAACCGGTAGCTTAGACTACAACTTGAAGCTCATAGACGAGTTGGTCTCACAGGCGTTGCGAGAGGTTGAGAAGGCTGTTGAAGTAAACCGTGAAGCGAAGGAGGTTTTAACCTGGCTCCTCAATAAGCTAGCCTACAGGGAGAAGTAA
- a CDS encoding DUF504 domain-containing protein: protein MTRRKGEIEEWLKKIFFGGRKNDYVVYVKYRDEGVDVLKPVPGEFITDVRRGYIFTGEDQIPFHRVVEIRLKNGKMVYRRGEKP from the coding sequence TTGACTAGGAGGAAGGGAGAGATCGAGGAATGGTTGAAGAAGATTTTCTTCGGAGGCCGTAAAAACGATTACGTTGTCTACGTTAAATACAGGGATGAAGGGGTTGACGTTTTGAAGCCGGTGCCCGGCGAGTTTATAACTGATGTAAGAAGAGGCTACATCTTCACCGGGGAGGATCAAATACCTTTTCACAGAGTTGTAGAGATAAGGTTAAAAAACGGGAAAATGGTTTATAGGCGTGGCGAAAAGCCCTAG
- a CDS encoding Glu/Leu/Phe/Val family dehydrogenase, producing the protein MNSLASLYENDPVYQMAVKQLKESINILGYPEEYVEILRHPEKLVQVRITIKRDNGKLETYLGWRSQHNSALGPYKGGVRYGENVTPGEVVALSIWMTWKTSLAGLPYGGGKGGVRVNPKAMSPRELEELSRKFFAGIARDVGPDVDIPAPDVYTNPQTMAWYFDEYSKIAGYNAWGVVTAKPVDLGGLNARVVSTGYGTALAAREAAKKALGTFEGKTVAVHGFGNVGMYAAKYAQEWGAIVVAVSDSSGYIYDPKGIDVEEAIRVKNETGKVTNYKKGDVKVSTNHLELLELPVDVLIPAATENVITMENVHRIKAKVISEGANGPTTPEADIVLHEKGVVVVPDILANAGGVTMSWIEWSHNRMGCWLTDDEALSRLDKMMTINFHRVYDDWQKRFSQYPMRIAAYAIAVDRVVKAMKLRGWI; encoded by the coding sequence ATGAATTCACTTGCATCACTATACGAAAATGACCCCGTATACCAGATGGCTGTTAAACAGCTTAAGGAATCAATCAATATTCTTGGTTACCCCGAGGAGTATGTTGAAATACTGAGACACCCTGAGAAGCTTGTTCAGGTTAGAATAACGATTAAAAGAGACAACGGTAAGCTTGAAACATACCTGGGCTGGAGAAGCCAGCACAACAGTGCTTTAGGACCCTACAAGGGAGGCGTAAGATACGGTGAAAACGTTACCCCAGGTGAGGTAGTCGCACTATCTATATGGATGACCTGGAAGACCTCGCTTGCAGGACTACCATACGGTGGCGGTAAAGGAGGCGTAAGAGTGAACCCGAAGGCTATGAGTCCAAGAGAGCTGGAAGAGTTGAGCAGGAAGTTCTTCGCAGGTATTGCAAGAGATGTGGGCCCCGACGTCGACATCCCAGCGCCAGACGTCTACACCAACCCGCAGACAATGGCATGGTACTTCGACGAATACAGCAAGATCGCAGGCTACAATGCATGGGGAGTTGTAACAGCGAAACCCGTGGACCTAGGAGGGTTGAACGCCAGAGTCGTGTCCACAGGATACGGCACAGCGCTAGCGGCAAGAGAGGCGGCTAAGAAGGCTTTAGGAACGTTCGAGGGCAAAACCGTTGCTGTACATGGTTTCGGAAACGTTGGAATGTACGCTGCTAAATATGCCCAGGAGTGGGGTGCGATAGTAGTAGCGGTTAGCGACAGCAGCGGGTACATCTACGACCCCAAGGGTATTGATGTGGAGGAAGCGATCAGGGTTAAGAACGAGACCGGTAAGGTGACCAATTACAAGAAGGGTGATGTAAAGGTTTCAACAAACCACTTAGAGCTCCTGGAGCTACCAGTTGACGTTTTAATACCTGCCGCCACCGAGAACGTTATAACGATGGAGAACGTTCACAGGATTAAGGCCAAGGTAATCTCAGAGGGCGCAAACGGACCTACAACTCCTGAAGCAGATATAGTTCTCCACGAAAAAGGAGTCGTAGTCGTCCCAGACATCCTTGCGAACGCTGGAGGCGTTACAATGAGCTGGATTGAGTGGAGCCACAACAGGATGGGTTGCTGGTTAACAGACGATGAAGCGTTAAGCAGGCTTGACAAAATGATGACCATAAACTTCCACAGAGTTTACGACGACTGGCAGAAAAGGTTCTCGCAATACCCGATGAGAATTGCCGCCTACGCCATAGCTGTTGACAGAGTAGTAAAAGCAATGAAGCTTAGAGGCTGGATCTAG
- a CDS encoding orotidine 5'-phosphate decarboxylase / HUMPS family protein: protein MPGKLQIALDLLELTKAVEISTRIVSAVTCENIWIEVGTPLLKSWGKIAVKALKNITDCFIVADTKTMDVPEVEGATVFSAGADAYTILAVADDEVVKEGVRFAHESGKTVIADLINHPEPLKRGIELANYGVDVLLFHIGISVQKARGVSAKDLINEVRELRRLVSSRIAVAGGLKPGDIKPLIDSGVDIVVVGGAITKNPEPENVVKQILREMGYD, encoded by the coding sequence ATGCCGGGAAAGCTACAGATTGCCCTAGATCTCCTGGAGCTTACGAAAGCTGTTGAAATATCTACTAGGATAGTTTCCGCAGTCACCTGCGAGAACATCTGGATCGAGGTGGGCACGCCTCTTCTGAAATCCTGGGGCAAGATAGCTGTGAAAGCCTTGAAAAACATAACAGACTGCTTCATAGTGGCTGACACGAAAACCATGGATGTTCCCGAGGTCGAAGGCGCGACCGTCTTCAGCGCTGGAGCAGATGCTTACACTATACTCGCGGTTGCTGACGACGAAGTCGTGAAGGAAGGGGTCAGGTTTGCACACGAGAGCGGTAAGACCGTGATAGCGGACTTGATAAACCATCCTGAACCGTTGAAAAGAGGCATTGAGCTAGCTAACTACGGCGTCGACGTGCTACTGTTCCACATCGGTATCAGCGTTCAGAAAGCCCGCGGGGTTTCTGCGAAAGACTTGATCAACGAGGTGAGGGAGCTGAGAAGACTTGTTTCATCCAGGATAGCAGTGGCTGGAGGGCTGAAGCCAGGCGACATAAAGCCGTTGATCGACTCAGGTGTTGACATCGTCGTGGTAGGCGGCGCGATAACTAAGAATCCTGAGCCGGAGAACGTTGTTAAGCAGATACTTAGAGAAATGGGCTATGATTAG